One genomic segment of Flavobacteriaceae bacterium includes these proteins:
- a CDS encoding DUF2442 domain-containing protein, producing MNMEISIRKAQYKSDYKIHIQFSDEVERTIDFAFFLSKSLNPMTRKYLDKKEFLNFKVEYGDLIWNDYEMCFPIWDLYTGEIIHHNKI from the coding sequence ATTAATATGGAGATTTCAATTCGCAAAGCACAATATAAAAGCGATTATAAAATACATATACAATTTTCAGATGAAGTTGAACGTACAATAGACTTTGCTTTTTTTCTGTCAAAATCGTTAAACCCTATGACAAGAAAGTATTTGGACAAAAAGGAATTTTTAAATTTTAAAGTTGAATATGGCGATTTAATATGGAATGATTATGAAATGTGTTTTCCGATTTGGGATTTGTATACTGGAGAAATCATACACCACAATAAAATATAA
- a CDS encoding DUF1704 domain-containing protein, with protein sequence MNTTSTATKALFEIDTYIDTLVKKIELLSYVNPVNTEKEKQVFFASKYLSEPNFIYPPIDFDKFKLHRKFFSQPIELIEDKKLKKLYEGIIYSYSGLIQCIETIGEGRKFYYNSLHSFGTPTEQDVNNAKFILHFETEDIQSEAFLPKYSCREADQIFRAYSKKYDFNFEIKHSSTIGAIAMVLNNTKTLVINTNHIFSENETDVLTNHEIGVHMVTTMNGLLHPLKIFSHGFPGNVETQEGLAVFSEYMSGSLTIKRLKELAYRVIAVDSLAKGYSFSKTFRLLHTTYDLDRDEAFYITVRAHRGGGFTKDYLYLTGLKKIYHYYKAGNDLSLLLTGKVSLEYIDTIQYMLGKGYAVQPKHYTSSFKKDANTNEIVNFILDNLK encoded by the coding sequence ATGAATACTACTTCCACAGCGACGAAAGCACTTTTTGAAATAGATACGTATATTGATACATTGGTTAAAAAGATAGAGCTTTTAAGCTATGTGAACCCTGTTAATACGGAAAAGGAAAAGCAAGTATTTTTTGCTTCCAAGTACTTATCGGAACCTAATTTTATATATCCACCGATAGATTTTGATAAATTTAAATTGCATCGCAAATTTTTTTCCCAGCCCATAGAACTAATAGAAGATAAAAAGCTTAAAAAACTATATGAAGGTATTATTTATTCCTATTCCGGGTTAATTCAATGTATTGAAACCATAGGGGAGGGCAGAAAATTTTATTACAATAGTTTACATTCCTTCGGCACTCCAACAGAACAAGATGTAAACAATGCAAAATTTATTCTCCATTTTGAGACGGAAGATATACAATCCGAAGCCTTTTTACCTAAGTACTCCTGTAGGGAAGCAGATCAGATTTTTAGAGCATATTCAAAAAAATACGATTTCAATTTTGAGATAAAACATTCCTCTACCATAGGGGCTATAGCCATGGTTTTGAATAATACTAAAACATTGGTAATTAATACAAATCATATTTTTTCCGAGAATGAGACGGATGTATTGACCAATCACGAAATCGGAGTGCATATGGTAACTACTATGAATGGCCTGTTACACCCGCTTAAAATATTTTCACATGGTTTTCCCGGCAATGTGGAAACACAGGAAGGATTGGCTGTTTTTAGTGAATATATGTCCGGAAGCCTTACTATAAAAAGATTAAAAGAGTTAGCATACAGAGTAATTGCAGTTGATAGCCTTGCAAAAGGCTACTCTTTTTCGAAAACGTTTAGATTGTTGCATACCACCTACGATTTGGATAGAGATGAGGCTTTTTATATTACGGTAAGAGCACATCGCGGAGGAGGATTCACAAAAGATTATTTATACTTAACCGGTTTAAAAAAGATATATCATTACTACAAAGCAGGAAACGATCTTAGCCTTTTACTAACAGGGAAAGTATCTCTTGAATATATAGACACTATACAATATATGCTGGGGAAAGGGTATGCAGTACAGCCAAAACATTATACCTCATCCTTTAAAAAGGATGCAAATACAAATGAAATAGTCAATTTTATTTTGGATAATTTGAAATAA
- a CDS encoding T9SS type A sorting domain-containing protein → MPVFSQIPPGYYSTVTGSGYILKSQLKTIITNGHTDRGYSALYNAYTTTDTDTFYENDHTVLDMYSENPAGPDPYNYIHNDRNCGNYNSENDCYNREHIFPQGFFNEQFPMRSDIHHVVPSDGFVNNRRANYPFGEISTPTWTSSNGSKVGPNTYDTYTGVVFEPIDEFKGDIARMLLYFATRYEDDVTHSSWDTHTTVNNPLNGTNDQIYEDWYIRLLHKWHTEDPVSQREITRNNEAYTFQGNRNPYIDHPEYVSMIWGSVLAVDYYTQLKKVVISPNPSPTNSITLTISEGLHIDSVAIYSVPGKQIYKNTLPGFTNNKLTITNLKSGIYVLRLLSNKQSVSKKIIIE, encoded by the coding sequence ATGCCGGTTTTTTCGCAAATACCTCCGGGATATTACAGTACAGTTACAGGTAGCGGATATATTTTAAAATCGCAGTTGAAAACCATCATTACCAACGGGCATACGGATAGAGGTTATAGTGCTTTATATAACGCCTATACAACTACGGACACCGATACTTTCTACGAAAACGATCATACGGTACTGGACATGTATTCCGAAAATCCGGCCGGTCCCGATCCTTACAACTATATTCACAACGACAGAAACTGCGGTAATTATAATTCTGAAAACGACTGCTATAATCGTGAGCATATATTTCCTCAAGGTTTTTTTAACGAACAATTTCCCATGCGAAGCGATATTCACCATGTAGTACCCTCTGACGGATTTGTAAACAACAGAAGGGCTAATTACCCGTTTGGAGAGATTTCAACTCCCACGTGGACATCTAGCAATGGTTCTAAAGTTGGCCCAAATACCTATGATACCTATACCGGGGTGGTCTTTGAGCCTATAGATGAGTTTAAAGGAGATATTGCCAGAATGCTGTTGTATTTTGCCACAAGGTATGAAGATGATGTAACCCATAGTAGTTGGGATACACATACTACTGTAAACAATCCTTTAAATGGGACGAATGACCAGATATATGAAGATTGGTACATCAGGTTATTGCATAAATGGCATACGGAAGATCCCGTAAGTCAAAGAGAAATTACGCGAAATAACGAGGCATATACATTTCAGGGAAATCGAAATCCGTATATAGATCATCCGGAATATGTGAGCATGATTTGGGGCTCTGTATTAGCTGTCGATTATTATACTCAATTAAAAAAAGTGGTTATTTCGCCGAATCCTTCACCAACAAATAGTATTACGCTTACTATTTCAGAAGGATTACATATAGACTCAGTTGCCATTTATTCTGTCCCGGGAAAACAAATCTATAAAAACACACTACCTGGTTTTACAAATAACAAGCTTACAATTACAAATTTAAAAAGCGGTATCTATGTATTGCGGTTGCTGAGTAATAAACAAAGTGTTTCTAAAAAAATCATTATAGAATAA